In Xenorhabdus griffiniae, the genomic window AACCCAAATGGTGTCGCATTCATCATGGTAATAAGCTCTTCCTCATCATCATAACTGAGGAAAGTACCAATCGGCCCGAATGTCTCCTCGTTCATGAGTGTGTCTTCAACACGATTGGCTTTAATCACTGTTGGTGCGACAAAAAATCCCGCTCCCTCCAAGGCATAGCCTCCGTAGACAATTTCATTGCCCTCCTGACGCGCTGTTTCAAACATAGACAAAATTTTTTCGTAATGTTTTTTGTTTGCCAAAGGCCCTATTTCTGTTGATTCATCAAGGGGTGAGCCAATTTTCATCGCAGATAAACGTTCAGTAAGTAATGCCAAAACAGCATCCATGTGAATGGATGGAATATAAAAGCGCTCCGCGGCTGCACAAATTTGCCCTTGATACACATATCCCGCTTCCAGTATGCCATCAACGATCTTTTCAACGGTCATATCAGACAGAAAAGCCGCCGCGTTTTTACCGCCAAGCTCCAACGTTGTGCGCTTCAATCCCTGCTCCAAGGCCAATTTTCCCACGCTTATTCCTGTTGGAACGGAGCCTGTAAAAGTGACTTTGGCACATTGAGGGTGATTAACCAGAGAAGATCCAACCCGAGCACCTGTACCGTTGACAATATTGATCACACCATCTGGAATTCCCGCTTCTTTTGCCAGTTCAGCCACACGAAGTAAGGTTAAGGGCGTATATTCACTGGGCTTAAGCACAATCGTACAGCCACAGGCCAGTGCCGCCCCCAATTTCCAGATCGCAATCATGATGGAAAAATTCCACGGAATAATGCCAACTACAACGCCGATAGGCTCACGGCGCGTGAATGCAGAATATTTTTCCCCTTTAAACGATGGCAATGAAACATTCAGTGTTTCACCCGTAATTTTGGTTGACCATCCGGCAAAATAGCGTAAATAATCGGCTGATGCTCCCACATCCAGCATACGGGATAATTGGATCGGTTTACCGGAGCATACACTTTCCAGTTGTGCTAACTCCTCACTATTTTTTTGTAATAGATCAGCCAACCGATTCAGGCAATTTCCCCGCTCCAGAGGAGAAGTCTGCGCCCACACGCCGTGAAAAGCATCTGATGCTGCCTGCATTGCCTGATTAACTTCGGTATCTCCTCCCTGATTGACCCTAGCGATTACTTCACCAGAAGCTGGGTTAACGATGGAGAAAATTTCATTTTCCTGACCAGGAACAGAGACGCCATTAATATAATGGCCATGAGAGTGCTGCAAAAAAGTTGTCACGGACTCCAGCAAATGAATATCACTCATCACTTTTTCCCCTGTCTAATCAGACAATTGCCCATTTATACAAGCCATATAATGTTTGACGAAACGCTCA contains:
- a CDS encoding aldehyde dehydrogenase family protein; the protein is MSDIHLLESVTTFLQHSHGHYINGVSVPGQENEIFSIVNPASGEVIARVNQGGDTEVNQAMQAASDAFHGVWAQTSPLERGNCLNRLADLLQKNSEELAQLESVCSGKPIQLSRMLDVGASADYLRYFAGWSTKITGETLNVSLPSFKGEKYSAFTRREPIGVVVGIIPWNFSIMIAIWKLGAALACGCTIVLKPSEYTPLTLLRVAELAKEAGIPDGVINIVNGTGARVGSSLVNHPQCAKVTFTGSVPTGISVGKLALEQGLKRTTLELGGKNAAAFLSDMTVEKIVDGILEAGYVYQGQICAAAERFYIPSIHMDAVLALLTERLSAMKIGSPLDESTEIGPLANKKHYEKILSMFETARQEGNEIVYGGYALEGAGFFVAPTVIKANRVEDTLMNEETFGPIGTFLSYDDEEELITMMNATPFGLSASLWTNDMSKAMRMTPCIKAGMLWINMHTFLDPAVPFGGIKSSGVGREFGSAFIEHYTELKSVMMRY